CGCCGCGAGCTCGGCGGTGCTGGCGGCAAACCAGGGCCTGTACAATGGCTTCCTCGCGGCCGGGCTGGGCTGGAGCCTGCTCATCGGCGAAGTGCACTGGGCCCTGCGCGTGCGCGCCTTCTTCCTGGGCTGTGTGCTCGTCGCCGGAGTCTATGGAGGCGTGACGGCGCAGCGCTCCATCCTGGTGGTGCAGGCCCTGCCGGCGCTCGTGGCGCTCATCGTGCTCGTCCTCCACCAGCGCTCCGTGCCGCGGGCGCGTCTGTAGGAGCCCTGCTCACACTTTTTCAGGAATCGAGACAATAAGGGGGACCGGAGGATGACGCGCTGAGGTCCCGTGCCCATCTCTTTCTCAAGAAGAGCTGGGGGGGCGAATGGGACGAGGGCGAAGGTGGGCGGTGGCCCTGGCAGCGGCCATCGTGTGGGTGGGGTGCGTCTCGTGTAGCCGCAACAAGGAGCAGTCGCAGCCCTTCTATCTGCGCTCGGGGGTGAGCTCGCGGGGCCCGGAGTTCGCCACGGCGCTCTACCAGACGGTGAGCACGCGCATGGTGCCGGGCAACCACCTGCGCTGGGCCAACAACGGCGCGGTCTTCGACGTGATGGAGGAAGAGCTGTCCCGCGCACGCTCCTCCATCAACATCGTCCTGTTCATCTGGCGCAAGGGACAGGCCTCCGAGCGGATCCTCTCCGTGCTCACCGAGCGCGCCCGGGCGGGTGTGTCCTGCCGGGTGCTGGTGGATCCCCTGGGGAGCGGGCCCTTCGAGAAAGACATCAAGCCGAGGCTGGAGGCTGCCGGGTGCCACGCGCACCTCTTCCGCCCGCTGCCCGCGGACGAGAACCTGGCGCGCAACCACCGCAAGATCATCGTCGTGGACGGCCGGGTGGCCATCACCGGGGGCCTGGCCATCCAGGACGAGTGGCTGGGAGATGCGCGCAACGAGAAGGAGTGGCGCGATACCAATGTGCGGGTGGAAGGTCCCGTGGTGGCGCAGCTCCAGCAGGCCTTCGCGGAGAATTGGCAGGAGCGCACCGGCGAGCTGTTGCCCGCCAGTGACTTCCCCGCGCTGGGCACCTCCGAGCCCAGCCTGGACGATGCGCGGGACGGCTGGGGCGGCTTCGTCGCCAGCACCGCCAACCCCGAGCTCACCCGCGCCGAGCGCCTCACGCAGCTGATGGCGCGCGCGGCGCACAAGCGGCTGTGGATCGCGCAGGCCTACTTCACGCCCAACGAGCCCCTCACCGCGCTGCTGGTGGAGCAGGCCCGCGCGGGGGTGGACGTCCGGGTGCTGGCGCCTGGGGACAAGAACGACCACACGTCCATCACCCTGGCGCAGCGGGCCACCTACGACACGCTGCTGGCCGCGGGCGTGCGCATCTGGGAGTACCAACCGTCCATGATGCACGCCAAGACGATGCTGGTGGATGACCGGCTGGTGCTGGTGGGCTCCATCAACTACGACGCGCTGTCCTTCAACCTTCTCGAGGAGGGTTCGCTGGTGCTCGAGGATCAGGAGGCCGCGCGGGGCATGGAGGCGTTCTTCCTGGAGGACCTGAAGCA
This DNA window, taken from Hyalangium minutum, encodes the following:
- a CDS encoding DUF1304 domain-containing protein, which gives rise to MRVLLIVLTGLIALLHLWFMVLEMFLWQTPFGLATFHLTPEVAASSAVLAANQGLYNGFLAAGLGWSLLIGEVHWALRVRAFFLGCVLVAGVYGGVTAQRSILVVQALPALVALIVLVLHQRSVPRARL
- a CDS encoding phospholipase D-like domain-containing protein, which gives rise to MGRGRRWAVALAAAIVWVGCVSCSRNKEQSQPFYLRSGVSSRGPEFATALYQTVSTRMVPGNHLRWANNGAVFDVMEEELSRARSSINIVLFIWRKGQASERILSVLTERARAGVSCRVLVDPLGSGPFEKDIKPRLEAAGCHAHLFRPLPADENLARNHRKIIVVDGRVAITGGLAIQDEWLGDARNEKEWRDTNVRVEGPVVAQLQQAFAENWQERTGELLPASDFPALGTSEPSLDDARDGWGGFVASTANPELTRAERLTQLMARAAHKRLWIAQAYFTPNEPLTALLVEQARAGVDVRVLAPGDKNDHTSITLAQRATYDTLLAAGVRIWEYQPSMMHAKTMLVDDRLVLVGSINYDALSFNLLEEGSLVLEDQEAARGMEAFFLEDLKHATEVKAR